In Bubalus kerabau isolate K-KA32 ecotype Philippines breed swamp buffalo chromosome 4, PCC_UOA_SB_1v2, whole genome shotgun sequence, one DNA window encodes the following:
- the DIRAS2 gene encoding GTP-binding protein Di-Ras2 produces MPEQSNDYRVAVFGAGGVGKSSLVLRFVKGTFRESYIPTVEDTYRQVISCDKSICTLQITDTTGSHQFPAMQRLSISKGHAFILVYSITSRQSLEELKPIYEQICEIKGDVESIPIMLVGNKCDESPNREVESSEAEVLARKWKCAFMETSAKLNLNVKELFQELLNLEKRRTVSLQIDGKKSKQQKRKEKLKGKCVVM; encoded by the coding sequence ATGCCGGAGCAAAGCAATGATTACCGGGTGGCCGTGTTCGGCGCAGGTGGTGTTGGCAAGAGCTCTCTTGTCTTGCGGTTTGTGAAAGGCACGTTTCGGGAGAGCTACATCCCCACTGTGGAAGACACGTACCGGCAGGTCATCAGCTGTGACAAGAGCATCTGCACCCTGCAGATCACGGACACCACGGGCAGTCACCAGTTCCCAGCCATGCAGCGGCTGTCCATCTCCAAAGGTCATGCTTTCATCCTGGTCTACTCCATCACCAGCCGGCAGTCTCTGGAGGAGCTCAAGCCCATCTATGAGCAAATCTGCGAGATCAAAGGGGACGTGGAGAGCATCCCCATCATGCTGGTGGGGAACAAGTGTGACGAGAGCCCGAACCGCGAAGTGGAGAGCAGTGAGGCCGAGGTGCTGGCCCGCAAGTGGAAGTGCGCCTTCATGGAGACCTCAGCCAAGCTCAACCTCAATGTGAAGGAGCTCTTCCAGGAGCTGCTCAACCTGGAGAAGCGCAGGACCGTGAGCCTCCAGATCGACGGGAAAAAGAGCAagcagcagaaaaggaaagagaagctcAAGGGCAAGTGCGTGGTCATGTGA